From the Psychrobacillus sp. FSL K6-4046 genome, one window contains:
- a CDS encoding folylpolyglutamate synthase/dihydrofolate synthase family protein, translating into MIKPGLDRIKKALDLLGNPQDKQKIIHVAGTNGKGSTIAFMRAIASEHKLKYGSFTSPCLIDVHDQIQLNGNNVTEAQMDHAFEQLVNVGISGMLTDFELLTVVAFIVFAEQELDVVFIEAGMGGRFDSTNVIKQSVGVIPSISIDHTNFLGETIEEISWHKAGIIKEHGKLILGDTLQSSKEVIWKEVNSQNAELIEINKDFQIRKNSYNYKNYAFDELTPQMLGKHQLSNMALAITAMIETGFILNEENVRKAVIKASLPGRMEKWNDHVYMDGAHNQASIDALVDTIKQYFPNEHIHFIIGILKDKDYKYILSRLEEVATSFEFVDFKHERALAATTLFNHCSHSDKRVTKDIHLIDLHKPKQESVTIVSGSLYLITELKGINS; encoded by the coding sequence ATGATTAAACCTGGCTTGGATAGGATAAAAAAGGCTTTGGATTTGCTTGGAAATCCTCAAGATAAACAAAAAATAATTCATGTTGCAGGAACAAATGGAAAAGGTTCAACGATTGCTTTTATGAGAGCGATCGCGTCTGAACATAAACTCAAGTACGGAAGTTTCACATCTCCCTGTTTAATTGACGTACATGATCAAATTCAACTGAATGGTAATAATGTGACAGAGGCTCAAATGGATCACGCGTTTGAACAACTAGTGAATGTGGGTATTAGTGGAATGCTTACTGACTTCGAACTGTTAACAGTTGTTGCGTTTATAGTCTTTGCAGAACAAGAATTGGATGTAGTATTCATAGAAGCCGGTATGGGTGGAAGATTTGATAGCACAAACGTGATTAAACAATCAGTAGGGGTAATACCGAGTATTTCTATAGATCATACTAATTTCCTTGGGGAAACAATCGAAGAAATTAGTTGGCACAAAGCAGGAATTATTAAGGAACATGGCAAATTGATATTAGGTGATACTTTACAGTCTTCTAAAGAAGTTATATGGAAAGAAGTAAATAGTCAAAATGCAGAGCTGATAGAGATAAATAAAGATTTTCAAATCCGTAAAAACAGCTATAATTATAAAAACTATGCATTTGACGAACTAACCCCTCAGATGCTAGGGAAGCATCAGCTTTCTAATATGGCCCTTGCCATCACTGCAATGATAGAAACTGGTTTTATATTAAATGAAGAGAACGTTAGAAAAGCTGTTATAAAAGCTTCACTTCCTGGTCGCATGGAAAAGTGGAATGACCATGTTTACATGGATGGTGCACACAATCAAGCTAGTATAGATGCACTCGTTGATACCATTAAGCAGTATTTCCCTAATGAACATATTCACTTTATTATTGGTATTTTAAAAGATAAAGATTATAAATATATATTAAGTAGACTAGAAGAAGTTGCGACTAGCTTTGAATTCGTTGACTTCAAACATGAACGTGCTTTAGCCGCTACTACATTATTTAACCACTGTTCCCATAGTGATAAACGTGTAACTAAAGATATACATTTGATAGACCTACATAAACCTAAACAAGAAAGCGTGACTATTGTATCAGGGTCATTGTATCTAATTACCGAATTAAAAGGAATAAACAGTTAA
- a CDS encoding sensor domain-containing diguanylate cyclase, producing MEFTQRAKNIMIAVWFIFVPLGTLLVYINSPTKPTEWENYGYYLLLALLSSVFPFVIAGSTIVLVLWVNVAIFMQFGILAELISMQLCMFPIIYHMKITRETLFKYFFNSSMFFFLSVICGSLIIGLGFEVGSVNIMDVIIFGSLYAISYIFINHIILYGREVICGFKPLFLTKDFYWETACLLMTLPFGLSLYLFEAAIGPIALLLMGIPLMTITVIVRLYSDSEKVNNDLNKASEFGHELAERLTSNEILDIFVERVSNMFPIDSAFIVDNLNGKFIILRAMVDGSMKELEFPHEEIQNSFVGACYDKGEPTLFNKQVEWTSQKPPFLSTEMQSVMCVPIYRNKKIEGVLVLATKSKFAFEPYQLNIVHLLCSYFAVSLEKARFVREAVEQSEICELTKLFNYRYLDKQIARDMAKMEVGAYQSLSLIMLDIDKFKAVNDTYGHHSGNLILKEFAQLIKSEIGKEGTVGRYGGEEFVVILPNYTKLQAMNLAEQLRLKIEQTPFMVELDLADVTREEIIFITASIGVSTAPEDSDEGNSLIRNADRALYIGAKQAGRNRVAEYVKS from the coding sequence ATGGAATTCACTCAGAGAGCAAAAAATATAATGATAGCCGTATGGTTTATCTTTGTTCCACTAGGTACTCTGTTAGTGTATATAAATTCCCCAACAAAACCTACCGAATGGGAAAACTACGGCTACTATTTGCTTTTAGCCTTGTTATCTAGTGTATTTCCTTTTGTGATAGCCGGATCCACCATTGTTCTAGTCCTTTGGGTCAATGTAGCAATTTTCATGCAGTTCGGTATACTAGCAGAATTAATTTCGATGCAATTATGCATGTTTCCTATTATCTACCACATGAAAATAACACGTGAAACGTTATTTAAATACTTCTTCAACTCATCTATGTTTTTCTTTCTTTCCGTAATATGCGGAAGTCTTATTATTGGACTTGGATTTGAAGTGGGTAGTGTGAATATAATGGACGTTATTATTTTTGGTTCCTTATATGCCATCTCTTATATTTTCATAAACCATATTATATTATATGGGCGAGAAGTAATTTGCGGCTTTAAACCACTTTTTCTTACAAAAGATTTCTATTGGGAAACTGCATGTCTTTTAATGACATTGCCTTTTGGGCTAAGCTTATATTTATTTGAAGCTGCAATAGGTCCCATTGCTTTATTGTTAATGGGAATCCCGTTAATGACAATAACTGTGATCGTTCGTTTATATAGTGATTCAGAAAAAGTCAATAATGATTTGAATAAGGCTAGTGAATTTGGACATGAGTTAGCGGAACGTTTAACATCTAATGAAATACTAGATATTTTTGTGGAAAGAGTTTCTAACATGTTCCCTATTGATAGTGCTTTTATTGTTGATAATTTAAATGGCAAATTTATTATTTTACGCGCAATGGTAGATGGAAGTATGAAAGAGCTAGAATTCCCTCATGAAGAAATTCAAAATAGCTTTGTAGGTGCGTGTTACGATAAAGGGGAGCCAACCCTGTTTAATAAACAGGTAGAATGGACTTCACAAAAGCCTCCATTTTTATCAACAGAAATGCAAAGTGTCATGTGTGTACCAATTTACCGCAACAAAAAAATTGAGGGAGTATTGGTTCTAGCAACAAAGAGTAAGTTCGCATTTGAGCCATATCAGTTAAATATAGTTCATTTATTATGCTCCTATTTTGCTGTTTCCCTTGAAAAAGCAAGATTTGTTCGCGAAGCTGTTGAACAAAGTGAAATTTGTGAGCTTACAAAACTCTTTAACTATAGATATCTAGACAAACAAATAGCGCGCGATATGGCAAAAATGGAGGTAGGGGCTTATCAATCTCTGTCATTAATCATGCTGGACATAGATAAATTTAAAGCCGTGAATGATACGTATGGACATCATAGTGGAAACCTAATTCTTAAGGAATTTGCTCAGCTCATAAAAAGTGAAATTGGCAAGGAAGGCACTGTAGGAAGATACGGTGGAGAAGAGTTCGTTGTCATCCTTCCTAATTACACCAAGCTACAAGCCATGAATCTCGCCGAGCAGCTGCGATTAAAAATCGAGCAAACGCCATTTATGGTCGAGCTAGACCTAGCTGATGTAACAAGAGAAGAAATCATCTTTATTACAGCTAGTATTGGCGTTTCGACTGCTCCAGAGGACAGCGACGAGGGCAACTCTCTTATCCGTAATGCCGATCGGGCACTGTATATCGGAGCGAAGCAGGCAGGTAGGAATAGGGTTGCGGAGTATGTGAAGTCTTAA
- a CDS encoding prepilin-type N-terminal cleavage/methylation domain-containing protein, whose protein sequence is MVNQKGLTLVEVLASLAIISIVLLSFFQLFINTSVNTVKNNEKLVMIYLAEAELERLKINPFEHIDKIEKDSNLLYNTSFTREIKLNDENYKIVTYTFQDMREKELQIFNAKVEIKSLSSQNNSSVEGYVVYE, encoded by the coding sequence TTGGTAAATCAAAAGGGGTTAACACTTGTTGAAGTTCTTGCATCATTAGCTATCATATCAATAGTTCTACTTTCGTTTTTTCAATTATTTATAAATACTAGTGTCAATACTGTTAAAAATAATGAGAAATTAGTCATGATTTATTTAGCTGAGGCTGAATTGGAAAGATTAAAAATTAACCCATTTGAACACATAGATAAGATTGAAAAAGACTCAAATTTGTTATACAACACGTCTTTTACTCGTGAAATAAAATTAAACGATGAAAATTACAAAATAGTAACTTATACATTTCAAGATATGAGAGAAAAGGAACTGCAAATTTTTAACGCCAAAGTCGAAATAAAATCTTTATCTAGTCAAAACAATAGCTCAGTAGAAGGGTATGTGGTTTATGAGTAA
- a CDS encoding VanW family protein, protein MRKIILISIVFVLFSIVILNGVANAEKKTDGGSSTIGGVTIETKDREEVIALLNEEIAKWKERPIILKTLAKEIVLDPNSFSFNVEYSSQSYIDATSNAWFKFWKKDAEVNLPLTVEIDESLIEMLAQYPSLNIEKTIENIKRSVENLVSTPIEAVELDYTILESERIAFSLESVTQNLVGQADIIEALNDVVIPEGQTFSLLTKLQESNVPYNDATMDFIASLLYATVLQTNFEIVERHSQGIIPSYLEPGIEADVESDFSKDFKFINSIQLPVVLKVGIKGNEILVEFYIAQSEIKGTYEVLEKEIVNPRTIYRYSNSLKEGEEELVQEGEPGLRVTVYRTVADKIGPYELQEVISKDYYPPKHRIVLTSIKTSVSAGSNTLTDIDLNGDGLPDIEETDKGPSNTPDSPNSEQTGELPEGSYYDKAGNIITPK, encoded by the coding sequence ATGAGGAAGATTATTTTAATATCTATAGTATTTGTCTTATTTTCAATAGTTATCCTTAACGGTGTGGCAAATGCCGAGAAGAAAACAGATGGTGGTAGCTCCACTATTGGTGGCGTAACTATAGAAACTAAAGATCGTGAAGAGGTCATTGCTCTTTTAAATGAAGAAATAGCAAAGTGGAAAGAACGACCAATAATCTTAAAAACTCTAGCCAAGGAAATTGTACTTGATCCAAATAGCTTTAGTTTTAATGTGGAATATAGTTCTCAATCCTATATCGATGCAACTTCCAATGCTTGGTTTAAATTTTGGAAGAAAGATGCTGAGGTGAATCTTCCTTTAACAGTTGAAATAGATGAATCTTTAATAGAAATGCTAGCTCAATATCCATCACTAAATATAGAGAAAACGATTGAAAATATAAAAAGAAGTGTAGAGAATCTAGTATCAACGCCAATTGAAGCTGTAGAGCTCGATTATACTATTTTAGAATCCGAGAGAATCGCCTTTAGTCTTGAAAGTGTAACTCAAAATTTAGTGGGACAGGCAGATATTATTGAAGCATTGAATGATGTGGTCATACCCGAAGGTCAGACTTTTTCGTTATTAACTAAGCTACAGGAGTCAAATGTTCCATATAACGATGCCACAATGGACTTCATTGCTTCGCTCTTATATGCGACTGTCCTTCAAACAAATTTTGAAATCGTCGAGAGACACTCGCAAGGAATAATTCCTTCGTACTTAGAGCCTGGTATTGAGGCTGATGTAGAAAGTGATTTTAGTAAAGACTTTAAATTTATAAATTCTATTCAACTACCGGTTGTCTTGAAGGTTGGTATAAAAGGAAACGAAATATTAGTTGAATTTTATATAGCTCAATCTGAAATAAAAGGCACTTATGAAGTTTTAGAAAAGGAAATTGTTAATCCTCGTACAATCTACCGTTACTCTAACAGTTTAAAAGAGGGAGAAGAGGAGTTAGTTCAGGAGGGGGAGCCAGGTTTAAGAGTTACTGTATATCGTACAGTAGCGGATAAGATAGGCCCTTATGAACTACAAGAAGTAATTAGCAAGGATTATTATCCACCAAAGCATCGAATCGTACTTACGTCTATTAAAACTTCAGTAAGTGCTGGATCTAATACTTTGACTGACATAGATTTAAATGGAGATGGGTTGCCAGATATAGAAGAAACAGATAAAGGTCCATCTAACACTCCAGATTCACCTAATTCAGAGCAAACTGGTGAATTACCAGAAGGTAGCTATTACGATAAGGCTGGAAATATTATTACACCGAAATAA
- a CDS encoding ATPase, T2SS/T4P/T4SS family, with protein sequence MKSKTRKLLGDLLVESHVITSTQLDHALKNKKREEKLGDYLISENLITEQQLIEVLEFQLGIPHVNLNQFSINPELIQLVPKELAKRTNVMPLRKTKNKLLIAMADPMDYFAIEEIRMATGCQIETAIAAKDDLYRTITKYYDFQESMEQALIDMSPKEMENDTQITDEDSPIVRLVNQIIANGVAQRASDIHFDPQETELRVRYRVDGMLKTERSLPKYMQNVVLARIKIMGNLNITENRIPQDGRIKITVNMRSIDIRLSTLPAIYGEKVVMRILDMSNALNDVTKLNFSDKNLAAFKKMIEHPNGIVLITGPTGSGKSSTLYAALNKLNDEHINIITVEDPVEYQLNGINQIQVREEVDLTFAVGLRSILRQDPDVVMVGEIRDLETAQIAVRASLTGHLVLSTLHTNSAVESVSRLKDMGIEPFLLSSSLVGIVAQRLVRKVCRDCRESVVPSGREKEIFMERGIEIDKIRRGKGCPACNQTGYRGRLAIHEVLRVDEYVKDIILTGKSPSVLKSHMKETGFLSLLDDGLMKVRDGLTTTEEVLRVATVN encoded by the coding sequence ATGAAAAGCAAGACTCGTAAATTATTAGGAGACCTACTAGTTGAATCACATGTTATAACTTCAACTCAACTTGATCATGCGTTAAAAAACAAAAAACGAGAAGAGAAGCTTGGAGATTATTTAATTAGTGAGAACTTAATTACAGAGCAACAATTAATAGAAGTTCTAGAATTTCAATTAGGTATTCCACATGTGAATTTAAACCAGTTTTCTATAAATCCTGAACTCATCCAATTGGTTCCTAAGGAATTAGCAAAGCGAACTAATGTAATGCCTTTAAGAAAAACGAAAAATAAATTATTGATTGCTATGGCAGACCCTATGGATTATTTCGCTATCGAAGAAATACGAATGGCCACTGGATGTCAAATAGAGACAGCCATTGCAGCTAAGGATGATTTATATCGCACGATTACAAAGTATTATGATTTTCAGGAATCCATGGAGCAAGCGTTAATTGATATGTCTCCAAAGGAAATGGAAAACGATACGCAAATAACGGACGAGGATTCGCCAATAGTTCGCCTAGTCAATCAAATCATAGCTAATGGTGTTGCTCAAAGAGCTAGCGATATACATTTTGATCCTCAAGAGACGGAATTGCGAGTACGTTATCGTGTGGATGGGATGCTTAAAACAGAGCGCTCACTTCCTAAATACATGCAAAATGTCGTACTGGCCCGTATTAAAATTATGGGAAATCTTAATATTACTGAAAATCGTATACCTCAGGATGGCCGTATTAAAATAACAGTTAATATGAGGTCGATTGATATTCGTCTATCTACTCTTCCAGCAATTTACGGGGAGAAAGTAGTAATGAGGATACTAGATATGTCAAATGCCTTAAATGATGTGACTAAACTTAACTTTAGCGATAAAAATTTAGCTGCATTTAAGAAAATGATTGAACATCCAAACGGAATCGTTTTAATAACTGGCCCAACAGGTTCAGGGAAATCATCCACTCTTTATGCAGCACTTAACAAGCTGAACGATGAGCATATTAATATTATTACGGTTGAAGATCCAGTGGAATATCAATTAAATGGGATAAATCAAATTCAAGTCCGCGAAGAAGTAGATTTAACGTTTGCAGTCGGATTAAGATCTATATTACGACAAGATCCCGATGTAGTAATGGTAGGAGAAATTCGAGATCTTGAGACTGCTCAAATAGCTGTTCGAGCTTCTTTGACTGGTCACTTAGTTTTAAGCACTCTACATACTAATAGTGCGGTAGAGTCGGTATCCCGCTTAAAGGATATGGGAATCGAGCCATTTTTATTATCTTCTTCGCTAGTAGGTATAGTAGCTCAAAGGCTTGTGCGAAAAGTATGTAGAGATTGTAGAGAAAGTGTAGTTCCGAGTGGAAGAGAAAAAGAGATTTTCATGGAAAGAGGAATAGAGATAGACAAGATCCGACGTGGGAAAGGTTGTCCAGCCTGCAATCAAACTGGCTATCGGGGCAGACTCGCAATCCACGAAGTCCTACGGGTAGATGAATACGTCAAAGATATTATTTTAACTGGGAAAAGCCCATCTGTTTTAAAAAGTCATATGAAAGAAACTGGTTTTCTTAGCCTTTTAGATGACGGGTTAATGAAGGTTAGAGACGGACTAACTACTACTGAGGAAGTATTGAGAGTAGCAACTGTTAACTGA
- a CDS encoding type IV pilus twitching motility protein PilT: protein MDLNIFDLLEKAYQDKASDLHLTVGLAPVFRVHGKLENFGDYQLQNNDTKKMLEDLLDTDALHEFSQKGELDFSFALEDLCRFRINAYLQQNNVAIAIRIIESSIPSVEDLGMPNVLYSLADKPQGLILVTGPTGSGKSTTLAAMIDYINATKSKHIITLEDPIEYVHRHKKSIVNQREVGSDTQSFANGLRAALRQDPDVILVGEMRDLETISTAITAAETGHLVMATLHTSSAPTTIDRIIDVFPPHQQGQIRIQLANVLQGIVSQRLFSKVNGAGRAVATEILIQTPSVTNLIRNEKIHQIKNVMQTSRALGMHTLESSIQQLLVTKQITLEAAKPFMNAGEF from the coding sequence ATGGATTTAAATATTTTTGACTTATTAGAAAAAGCATATCAAGATAAAGCCTCTGATCTTCATTTAACAGTTGGCCTGGCGCCGGTTTTTCGAGTTCATGGGAAGCTTGAAAACTTTGGAGATTACCAGTTGCAGAATAATGACACTAAAAAAATGCTGGAAGATCTGTTAGATACGGATGCTCTGCATGAGTTTTCACAAAAAGGAGAGCTGGACTTTAGTTTTGCTCTAGAGGACTTATGTAGATTTCGGATCAATGCGTATCTCCAACAAAATAACGTTGCCATTGCTATAAGAATAATTGAATCGAGCATACCTTCAGTTGAAGATTTGGGAATGCCTAACGTCCTTTACTCACTTGCCGATAAACCTCAAGGTCTAATTCTTGTGACAGGACCTACTGGTTCAGGAAAGTCTACAACTTTAGCTGCTATGATCGATTATATTAACGCAACTAAATCAAAACATATTATTACGCTTGAAGATCCGATTGAATATGTTCATAGACATAAGAAATCTATCGTCAATCAAAGAGAGGTTGGTTCGGATACTCAAAGTTTTGCCAATGGATTGCGTGCAGCACTGCGTCAAGATCCCGATGTAATTCTAGTAGGAGAAATGCGAGATTTAGAAACTATCTCTACAGCAATCACAGCAGCTGAAACGGGTCATTTAGTAATGGCTACATTACATACGAGTAGCGCACCAACTACCATAGACCGCATTATTGACGTGTTTCCTCCGCATCAGCAAGGTCAAATTCGAATCCAGCTTGCAAATGTCCTACAGGGAATTGTGTCCCAACGTCTCTTCTCTAAGGTTAATGGAGCAGGCAGAGCTGTAGCGACTGAAATCTTAATCCAAACGCCGTCGGTTACTAACCTTATACGCAACGAGAAAATTCATCAAATCAAAAATGTGATGCAAACTAGTCGAGCGTTAGGAATGCATACCCTTGAATCATCTATTCAGCAGCTCCTAGTCACTAAACAAATTACTTTGGAGGCTGCGAAGCCGTTTATGAATGCAGGTGAATTTTAA
- a CDS encoding type II secretion system F family protein codes for MTVYKYVGRTTTGTIKKGIVDAPNKQDAVVKLRSQGINAREIDESKSILHKELSLGGKVKNEDFVIYSRQFATLIRAGVSILESTKILAEQTSSKPLKNGLLAIEEDVRSGISFSDAASKNPKVFPALFVNMIKAGEATGNLDSALDRLAFSYEKQFNLKKKVQSTLAYPIILLCLTLIVSVFLMLTIVPQFVTMFDDMGAELPWITKAVMGLSESLQASWYIYLLLIILVVFIFHYFFKNNERFNYSVHLFLLRVPVFGKLLQKSAIARMTRTLSSLFSSAVPILQALTIVERVIGNPVVGKVVKESRSSLEKGGTLSAPLSKSWIFPPLVSQMTAIGEQTGSLDYMLEKIADFYEDDVDRTVDSLKSLIEPLMILLLAGIVGTIVMAIMIPMFSMYEQI; via the coding sequence ATGACTGTATACAAATATGTCGGGAGAACCACGACAGGAACCATTAAAAAAGGAATCGTGGATGCACCAAATAAACAAGATGCCGTTGTCAAACTGCGTTCTCAAGGAATCAATGCTAGAGAGATTGACGAATCGAAGAGTATTCTTCATAAAGAATTATCGCTTGGCGGCAAGGTGAAGAATGAAGATTTTGTTATTTATAGCAGACAATTTGCAACACTTATCCGTGCAGGTGTATCGATACTTGAATCTACGAAAATTTTAGCCGAGCAGACCTCAAGCAAGCCTTTAAAAAATGGGCTGCTAGCAATTGAGGAAGATGTTCGCTCTGGTATTTCCTTCTCTGATGCAGCTTCAAAAAATCCAAAAGTTTTTCCTGCATTATTTGTCAACATGATTAAGGCTGGAGAGGCTACCGGTAACTTAGATTCAGCATTAGATCGTTTAGCGTTTTCCTACGAAAAACAATTCAATTTAAAGAAAAAGGTTCAATCGACATTAGCTTATCCTATTATTCTTTTATGTTTAACCTTAATTGTCTCGGTCTTTTTAATGCTAACGATTGTCCCTCAATTCGTGACGATGTTTGATGACATGGGAGCAGAGTTGCCGTGGATCACTAAAGCGGTAATGGGGTTAAGTGAATCTCTCCAAGCATCGTGGTATATCTATTTATTACTTATTATATTAGTAGTTTTTATCTTTCATTACTTCTTTAAAAACAATGAGAGGTTTAACTATTCCGTACATTTGTTTCTTTTAAGAGTTCCAGTATTCGGTAAGCTGCTACAAAAATCCGCCATAGCGAGAATGACACGGACTCTATCATCATTATTCAGTAGTGCCGTTCCAATCCTTCAGGCGTTAACGATTGTTGAAAGAGTAATTGGTAATCCAGTAGTAGGAAAAGTGGTAAAAGAATCAAGATCGAGCCTAGAAAAAGGGGGTACATTATCTGCTCCACTTTCTAAAAGCTGGATTTTCCCTCCACTAGTGTCACAAATGACTGCAATAGGTGAGCAAACCGGTTCATTAGACTATATGTTGGAAAAAATAGCCGATTTCTATGAGGATGACGTTGACAGAACAGTTGATAGTTTAAAATCTCTTATCGAGCCATTAATGATCCTTCTTTTAGCAGGAATTGTAGGAACAATCGTTATGGCCATCATGATTCCAATGTTTAGCATGTATGAACAAATATAA
- a CDS encoding type II secretion system protein, with product MDINQHVSNEMTNKGDSSMKKMKHLLKNQKGLTLVELLAVIVILAIVSAIAVPAIGGIIENSRYSAVKADATNVLNAAKMYFIDNPEEKVTDGGTKTGTLTVDVATLKKENYLESSGKIETGTVTKGSPNTISAGPITFSGSKSITFTDATLDDINKDTQKGSGDIKPIVGTKK from the coding sequence ATGGATATAAATCAACATGTATCAAATGAAATGACAAACAAAGGGGATAGTTCAATGAAAAAGATGAAGCACTTATTAAAAAATCAAAAAGGTTTAACGCTTGTCGAGTTACTAGCAGTTATTGTAATCCTAGCAATCGTATCAGCAATCGCAGTTCCAGCAATCGGTGGAATTATAGAAAATAGTAGATATAGCGCAGTAAAAGCAGATGCAACAAATGTATTGAATGCAGCGAAGATGTATTTTATCGATAATCCGGAAGAGAAGGTTACTGATGGAGGAACTAAAACAGGTACTTTAACAGTAGATGTAGCTACACTAAAAAAAGAAAACTATTTAGAATCGTCTGGTAAAATTGAAACCGGTACAGTTACGAAGGGAAGTCCAAATACTATCAGTGCAGGCCCTATAACATTCTCGGGAAGTAAATCTATTACTTTTACTGATGCAACTTTAGATGATATCAATAAAGATACACAAAAAGGTAGCGGGGATATTAAGCCTATAGTAGGAACTAAAAAATAG
- the pilM gene encoding pilus assembly protein PilM → MFDRFKKKSNRFVVMDINEFLIKAVVLNTNQIENAVIYQSPLEDGIFDGDTLVDEMAFYELMKELLEKWGLKRLDVRFFVPESTVMMKTFEHPDDIATENLKGFVEMELGRSIHLPYSQPLLDVYDFKQGDGEATLFAAPSEEIIKVAGLLDDLSLHPSVAEIRALASIRFFEEVMNIESTKSYLIMEWSIAGVSISIYSGGKVEFLRYQSIETERSKWIIETKDEEFIYEYTGDPEEYRGQLIDQIAEIDRILNFYRFSLYKGEKAVDEIIIFGDSPEMEYIYSEMVANLVTPIQYFDDTKVKNKYTNFNSRDIPLIGLIYREV, encoded by the coding sequence ATGTTTGATCGATTCAAAAAAAAATCCAATCGATTTGTCGTTATGGATATCAATGAGTTTTTAATTAAAGCTGTTGTGTTAAACACAAACCAAATTGAAAATGCTGTAATTTATCAATCTCCTTTAGAGGATGGCATATTTGACGGAGATACATTAGTAGACGAGATGGCGTTCTATGAGCTAATGAAGGAACTCTTAGAAAAATGGGGGTTGAAGCGTTTAGATGTTCGTTTTTTTGTCCCTGAAAGTACAGTTATGATGAAAACTTTTGAGCATCCAGATGATATTGCAACTGAGAATTTAAAGGGATTTGTAGAAATGGAGCTTGGGAGATCTATTCATCTACCATATTCTCAGCCTTTACTCGATGTTTATGATTTTAAGCAAGGGGATGGAGAGGCTACTCTTTTTGCTGCTCCCTCAGAAGAAATTATTAAAGTGGCTGGTCTATTAGATGATTTATCTTTACATCCTTCTGTTGCAGAAATAAGAGCATTGGCTTCTATACGATTTTTTGAGGAAGTAATGAATATAGAAAGTACTAAGAGCTACTTAATAATGGAATGGTCTATTGCTGGAGTTTCTATCAGTATTTATTCGGGTGGTAAAGTTGAATTTCTGCGTTATCAATCAATCGAAACAGAACGTTCTAAATGGATTATCGAGACTAAAGATGAGGAATTTATATATGAATATACCGGAGACCCTGAAGAATATCGGGGCCAACTCATTGATCAAATTGCTGAAATTGACCGCATTTTAAACTTTTATCGTTTTTCTTTGTACAAAGGAGAAAAAGCGGTTGATGAGATTATTATATTTGGAGACAGTCCTGAAATGGAATATATCTATTCAGAAATGGTAGCTAATTTAGTTACCCCTATCCAGTATTTTGATGACACAAAGGTAAAAAACAAGTATACGAATTTTAATTCAAGAGATATTCCGTTAATTGGGCTTATTTATAGGGAGGTATAA